One Prunus dulcis chromosome 8, ALMONDv2, whole genome shotgun sequence DNA window includes the following coding sequences:
- the LOC117636842 gene encoding solute carrier family 25 member 44-like: MNLSTAEEESAQEIHIPAEIDWQMLDKSKFFFLGAALFSGVSATLYPVVVLKTRQQVAQSQVSCLKTAISMVRHEGFRALYRGFGTSLMGTIPARALYMAALEVTKSKVGTATIRLGFSESTAAAIANAAAGLSAAMAAQIVWTPVDVVSQRLMVQGGVKSSSKYPNASDCKYVNGIDAFRKIIKTDGPRGLYRGFGISILTYAPSNAVWWASYSIAQRMVWGGVGYHFCKKSDGSNEDGVTTYTPDSKIIMVVQGVSAAMVGSMSALITMPLDTVKTRLQVLDGENVEDSVLANRAEDSNGTSGRSARKVVTPLAHMPYGDQLEHKKNSLMQILKGLTRNARKVCPDGIPLSEWILKSREIGGLPCSLEGILASPVVNGYRNRCEFSVGYSLQRKITVGFMLRILGRVLQQLKNLLTAQSFPEFLANMPLSFRSFCNIQVYQFGTDLRILDSGVN, translated from the coding sequence ATGAATTTGAGCACTGCCGAGGAAGAATCGGCGCAAGAAATCCATATTCCCGCTGAAATTGATTGGCAAATGCTTGATAAATCCAAGTTCTTCTTCCTCGGAGCAGCTCTTTTTTCGGGTGTATCGGCGACTCTTTACCCTGTTGTGGTGTTGAAAACCCGCCAACAAGTAGCTCAATCCCAAGTTTCTTGCCTCAAAACTGCGATTTCAATGGTTAGGCACGAGGGTTTTAGGGCATTGTACAGAGGATTTGGGACTTCTTTGATGGGTACAATACCTGCCCGGGCGCTGTACATGGCAGCGCTTGAGGTCACTAAGAGTAAAGTCGGAACTGCCACGATTAGGTTAGGGTTTTCAGAGTCCACAGCAGCCGCCATTGCCAATGCAGCTGCAGGGTTGAGTGCGGCAATGGCTGCACAGATTGTGTGGACTCCAGTTGATGTTGTGAGTCAGAGACTCATGGTGCAAGGTGGTGTGAAATCAAGTTCCAAATATCCTAATGCATCTGATTGTAAATATGTTAATGGGATCGATGCATTCAGGAAAATTATTAAGACGGATGGACCAAGAGGATTGTATAGAGGGTTTGGGATATCTATTTTGACATATGCACCATCCAATGCAGTTTGGTGGGCATCTTACTCTATTGCTCAAAGAATGGTTTGGGGTGGAGTTGGGTATCATTTTTGTAAGAAAAGTGATGGAAGCAATGAGGATGGGGTTACCACATATACACCAGATTCGAAAATAATAATGGTAGTTCAGGGAGTCAGTGCAGCCATGGTTGGCAGCATGTCAGCCCTAATCACAATGCCCCTCGATACAGTTAAGACAAGGTTGCAAGTTTTGGATGGGGAGAATGTGGAAGACTCTGTGCTGGCAAATAGGGCTGAGGATAGCAATGGGACTAGTGGACGAAGTGCCCGCAAAGTAGTGACTCCCCTGGCTCATATGCCTTATGGTGATCAGTTGGAGCATAAGAAGAACTCTCTTATGCAGATTCTCAAAGGACTTACTAGAAATGCTCGCAAAGTTTGTCCTGATGGTATTCCACTTTCAGAATGGATTCTCAAGTCTAGGGAGATAGGTGGTCTTCCATGCAGTTTAGAGGGTATACTAGCATCCCCAGTTGTAAACGGATATCGTAACAGGTGTGAATTTTCAGTTGGATATTCTCTACAGAGAAAAATAACTGTGGGGTTTATGCTCAGAATTTTAGGGAGGGTGTTACAGCAGTTGAAGAACCTTTTGACTGCCCAATCGTTTCCAGAATTTCTTGCAAATATGCCTCTATCTTTCAGGAGTTTCTGCAACATTCAAGTTTACCAGTTTGGAACAGATTTAAGAATATTGGATTCTGGCGTCAACTGA